The Insulibacter thermoxylanivorax region CCTTCTTGCCGCCGTTCACACCCGGACCGCGGGCAGGGCCGCGGCGGTCGTCTTTGTCTTCGTCCTTCTTGCCGCCGTTCACACCCGGACCGCGGGCAGGGCCGCGGCGATCATCGTTGTCTTCATCCTTCTTGCCGCCCTTCGCTCCCGGGCCGCGGGTTGGACCCCGGCGCTTGTCATCATCATCGCTGCTGCCCTTATTCTTCCCGGTTTCATTACCGCCCTTATGGGAAGCGGGCTTCTCGAAGCCGATATCCTTCTTGCCTTTGGCACTGTTTTTGAACAATTGCTCGATATTCGAACGCAGTTGTTCCTGATCCTTCTCCAGGATGCGCTCCAACCCCCCGGCCTCTTCGGCCAATTGCGTGATCGATTTCTGCTCGATCTCTTCAAGGGGCAGCGCCTGCCCAGTCTTCTCAGCGATGATCAATCCCACGGCCAGTTTGCCCGCAGAGATTCCCTTCTTCTTGGCATCCTCGCGTACTTCATTGGGCACGGTAAGCGTCGTGATGGTGATCGGCTTCTCCTCCATAATGGAAGTCTGCGATGGGACGAGTCCCCCCTCTTCTTCCTCAGAGGTGTCTGCGGATGCTGCAGCCGCAGCGGTTCCGATCGCCGCCTTCTGACGGATGGCGCGATCGATCACAGCCCTCACCTTCTCCTGCAGTTCTTCTTGATTCAGATTGCTGTGTTCTCCGATGACGGTGCTGGTGATGACGATCTCTGCCTTCCCCGCCGCCACATACGGCTCGAGATAGGGGTCAGCCCGCTCGATCAGCTCTTCCATGACCAGCTCCACATCACGGCCGATCGCGTCGATGCCTTCCACCAGTTCCCGTCCTGCCTCGTTCAGCCCAACCAGCTCCACTACCCGGGCGTTGTCATCTACGCCGATCTCCACGCTGGGGTTAATATCGATCGACAGATAAGCCACCGCTGCTGCCACCGTTCCCTGCAGCATCCGCTGCCCGAACAGCGTGCTCAGCGCAACCAGGCAGAGGAGGAGCGCTGCAGCTGCAAGCGCCCATTGCATTCGGCGCACAGGAGATACTTCCGCCTGTACATCGAAAGCGATCTCTTCGCCGACCTGCATGCCGGGCTTATAACGCAGCTTGATGAAGCGGCCGTCCCGGGTCATGACGACGGCGCTGCGCCTCGATACTTCCATGACGATCCCTGTATTCATAAAGGCTCCTCCCTTCCTACATCCTCTGGCAGCCGCAGGTAATCCTGCAGGTGCGGATAAGCGCCGCCCGCGATCAGCGCGATGGCGATAAGATATTTGCGATTGCGTTCCAACGTCTTGCGGGACACAGGCAGATGTTCTGACAACTCCTTAATCGGGAGCATCTTCTTCTGCATAAGGGTCTCCATCCACTGTTCATTCGCAGCGATGCTCTTGCCGATCATGATCATCTTCTCCCGCGCATCCCGGTGTTTCGGCGACAGCTTCGTCAACTCGCGAAAAGATATGCCGAACTGGGCCAGCTTGGCCGCATATTCCTCAATCTCCTGCTGTCTGTCCAGGCGAAGTTTCTCGCGTTCATAGCGTTCGATGGACTGGTGGATCTCCAGCGGATTGATCAAGTTGTTCTCCTCGTCCTCCACATCGAAGGCACTGTAAGGGATATGCGG contains the following coding sequences:
- the sigI gene encoding RNA polymerase sigma factor SigI, yielding MLLAVLHRFLGRQPSIRDADEQEEMPVEITIARIQQGDVKLRNEFITNYQPLIAKMTSRFCRRYIDPTRDDEYSIALMAFDEAINQYSSDAAGSFFGFAETVIRRRLIDHLRRENRHQPHIPYSAFDVEDEENNLINPLEIHQSIERYEREKLRLDRQQEIEEYAAKLAQFGISFRELTKLSPKHRDAREKMIMIGKSIAANEQWMETLMQKKMLPIKELSEHLPVSRKTLERNRKYLIAIALIAGGAYPHLQDYLRLPEDVGREEPL
- a CDS encoding anti-sigma factor domain-containing protein, which gives rise to MNTGIVMEVSRRSAVVMTRDGRFIKLRYKPGMQVGEEIAFDVQAEVSPVRRMQWALAAAALLLCLVALSTLFGQRMLQGTVAAAVAYLSIDINPSVEIGVDDNARVVELVGLNEAGRELVEGIDAIGRDVELVMEELIERADPYLEPYVAAGKAEIVITSTVIGEHSNLNQEELQEKVRAVIDRAIRQKAAIGTAAAAASADTSEEEEGGLVPSQTSIMEEKPITITTLTVPNEVREDAKKKGISAGKLAVGLIIAEKTGQALPLEEIEQKSITQLAEEAGGLERILEKDQEQLRSNIEQLFKNSAKGKKDIGFEKPASHKGGNETGKNKGSSDDDDKRRGPTRGPGAKGGKKDEDNDDRRGPARGPGVNGGKKDEDKDDRRGPARGPGVNGGKK